The nucleotide sequence TCGTCGGTGAATATGCTGGCTTCGGCTATGACATTGCCATTTGGGTGGATGATTTTTGATTCGCCATGGGAAGATCCCGCGCGGTTGATGTCCATAGGGTCGGCGGGCGCGTTTGCCATGACGACGTAGATATCATTTTCGGTTGCGCGGCTGATGGGCATGGCGCGATAGGCCGACAATTTGTGCTCTGAGGTGACAGAGCTTTCACAACTGGCGAAGAAGCAGATTTTTGCACCGGCCGCGGCGGGCAATCTCACGAGTTCGGGATATCGAATGTCGTGACAAATTAAAAAACAACAGGGTATGCCGCACAAGTGATAAATAGGCAGGTGTTGCGCGGGTTCACACCATTTTTCACCCGCCAGATGTATTTTGCCACAGCGTCCCTGGACGGTGCCATCGCGATCTATGACGAGCAGGCTGTTGTAGCGTTGTCCGTTTTCGAGATGTGTTGAGCCGACGATTGCGGCAATGCCTTTTTCTCGGCATACCTGTATAATTTGTCGTTCGGCTTTTTCAATGCGCGTTTGATCCAGGCTTGACCAGAAATTGGGGCAGCTGGTATAGCCGTATAAAACGCCTTCGTGAAATGCAGCGATATCTACTTTTTTACGCGCACAGGTGTTCAGACGGTCGATGACCCCGCCTGTGTTTTTTTCGATGTTCTCATCGGCATGCATTTGACATGCGGCAACGCGCAACCATTTTTTGGACATGTTTTCCTCCGATCGATGGTCAGGCGCGAAATATAATGACTATTTTTTAAAAATGAAGGAATTTTTGGTTGTGGAGTAATATTTGGTTCTGTCAATGCGTTTTCTATACCTCTGCTGTACATGAGCAAGCTCATTTGACATCGCCAAGACTGCTTGCAAGAACAGGGTCAACTAATTATTATTCATACAGACGATTATTGCGGCATAAAAAATTAAGAATGGGAAGGATTATGGAAAGAAGATCAGAGACAAAACGAGAACTTTCAGACGAGACGGGCAACGGCCTCCAGATGGCTCCCGAACTCATGCTTGAACTC is from Gemmatimonadota bacterium and encodes:
- a CDS encoding carbon-nitrogen hydrolase family protein, with the translated sequence MSKKWLRVAACQMHADENIEKNTGGVIDRLNTCARKKVDIAAFHEGVLYGYTSCPNFWSSLDQTRIEKAERQIIQVCREKGIAAIVGSTHLENGQRYNSLLVIDRDGTVQGRCGKIHLAGEKWCEPAQHLPIYHLCGIPCCFLICHDIRYPELVRLPAAAGAKICFFASCESSVTSEHKLSAYRAMPISRATENDIYVVMANAPADPMDINRAGSSHGESKIIHPNGNVIAEASIFTDEIIIRKLDLHQASRNIALRAVNDTTRLREWMKKGVKLVDCEKEHI